A single region of the Paraburkholderia sp. SOS3 genome encodes:
- a CDS encoding helix-turn-helix transcriptional regulator codes for MVWIRPPAFGNPAAPLETLLYTIQMAATHPDLWRNVLDTLNHHIGGFCSVLAKYDFQAARGKLLTQAPANIDVRSSYEEMSPTNPYFLARGGYTPGAVLVGSETISDSDLIRTDYYRKLLRPHRLFRRLTGVLSVRESDVTLVSIHRTREQPDFDEREQQALAKILPYLALGLETQDGFFTFRAQLEALSLTVRQALPPLMIVDGDLNIVFENSETDTLLGIDLLQRTKEGRLAAVDSFCDRALRDAIGQCCTLGTNGDYNAHPLTLMPAHRSVAKLRLCYIGKGLSTQTLRKTALVCVMRVDAQGEARERFLHFSREFNLTPAQARVGELVIGGMRPSIVARTLSVSENTVKTHLKQIFKKTGVHSQLDLFRLYRIPAAADEPSAHHPSR; via the coding sequence ATGGTTTGGATCCGTCCGCCCGCGTTCGGCAATCCGGCGGCTCCGCTAGAGACGCTGCTGTATACGATCCAGATGGCCGCAACCCATCCGGACCTGTGGCGCAATGTGCTCGATACGTTGAATCACCATATTGGCGGCTTTTGCAGCGTGCTCGCGAAGTACGACTTCCAGGCTGCACGCGGCAAGCTGCTGACCCAGGCGCCCGCGAACATCGACGTGCGGTCGAGCTACGAGGAGATGTCCCCGACCAATCCGTATTTTCTCGCGCGCGGCGGCTATACGCCCGGTGCCGTGCTGGTCGGCTCGGAGACGATCAGCGACAGCGATCTGATCCGCACCGACTATTACCGCAAACTGTTGCGTCCGCATCGCCTGTTCAGGAGACTGACCGGCGTGCTGTCGGTTCGCGAAAGCGACGTGACGCTCGTCTCGATCCACCGCACACGCGAGCAGCCCGACTTCGACGAACGCGAGCAGCAGGCACTCGCGAAAATCCTGCCGTATCTTGCGCTCGGGCTTGAAACGCAGGATGGATTCTTCACGTTCCGGGCGCAGCTCGAGGCGTTGTCGCTGACCGTGCGGCAGGCGCTGCCGCCCCTGATGATTGTCGACGGCGACCTCAACATCGTGTTCGAGAATTCGGAAACCGATACATTACTCGGCATCGACCTGCTGCAACGCACGAAAGAGGGGCGGCTCGCTGCGGTCGATTCGTTTTGCGACCGCGCGCTGCGGGACGCAATCGGCCAATGCTGCACACTCGGCACGAATGGCGATTACAACGCGCATCCGCTCACGCTGATGCCGGCACACAGAAGCGTTGCCAAATTGAGGCTCTGCTACATCGGCAAAGGCCTCAGCACCCAGACGTTGCGCAAGACGGCGCTTGTCTGTGTGATGCGCGTCGATGCGCAAGGCGAGGCGCGCGAGCGCTTCTTGCACTTCTCGCGCGAGTTCAATCTGACCCCGGCGCAGGCGCGCGTCGGCGAGCTCGTGATCGGCGGCATGCGGCCTTCGATCGTCGCACGCACGCTGAGCGTTTCCGAGAACACCGTCAAGACTCATCTCAAACAGATCTTCAAGAAGACGGGCGTGCACAGCCAGCTCGATCTGTTTCGTCTCTATCGAATTCCGGCTGCTGCGGACGAACCATCCGCGCATCACCCATCGAGGTGA
- a CDS encoding DJ-1/PfpI family protein — MHIAILTFEGFNELDSLIALGILNRVKKPAWRVSIACPTAEVRSMNGVVLKAQASLEDASQADAVIVGSGAHTREVVADAVLMSRLKLDPARQLLGAQCSGTLVLAKLGLLRGVPACTDLTTRPWVEAAGVRIVNQPFIANANVATAGGCLASQYLAAWVIARLEGLEAARSAIHYVAPVGEKDGYVERAMRNIMPFLEGAR; from the coding sequence ATGCACATCGCCATTCTCACTTTCGAGGGCTTCAACGAACTCGATTCGCTGATTGCGCTCGGCATACTCAATCGCGTGAAGAAGCCGGCCTGGCGCGTGTCGATCGCGTGTCCGACGGCCGAGGTGCGATCGATGAACGGTGTCGTGCTAAAGGCCCAGGCGTCGCTCGAAGATGCGTCGCAGGCCGATGCGGTGATCGTCGGCAGCGGCGCGCATACACGCGAGGTGGTCGCGGATGCCGTGCTGATGTCGCGGCTGAAGCTCGACCCCGCGCGCCAGCTGTTGGGCGCGCAATGCTCGGGAACGCTCGTGCTTGCGAAGCTCGGCCTTCTGCGCGGCGTGCCCGCGTGCACGGACTTGACGACCAGGCCGTGGGTGGAGGCGGCCGGCGTTCGGATCGTGAACCAGCCGTTCATTGCGAACGCGAATGTCGCAACGGCCGGCGGTTGTCTTGCATCGCAGTATCTGGCCGCATGGGTCATCGCACGTCTCGAAGGGCTAGAAGCGGCGCGCAGTGCGATCCACTACGTGGCGCCCGTCGGCGAGAAAGACGGTTACGTCGAGCGCGCGATGCGAAATATCATGCCGTTTCTCGAAGGTGCGCGCTGA
- a CDS encoding AmiS/UreI family transporter: MLLGLSLLYVGAVLFLNGLWLLGRIGDKEIWIINVFSGGLTLLVALRLAFAADADAASIRAAALTLLFTFTYFWVAINRNNAQADGRGLGWFSLFVALTAIPVAIDTLIGSHSFWGVWFGLCWAAWAILWFLFFVLLALQKPIGKMTGWLTVIEGIFTGWIPGYLLLSGALK, translated from the coding sequence ATGCTGCTCGGTCTATCGCTGCTGTACGTGGGAGCCGTGCTGTTCTTGAACGGGCTGTGGCTGCTTGGCCGCATCGGCGACAAGGAGATCTGGATTATCAACGTGTTTTCGGGCGGACTGACGCTTCTCGTGGCGCTGCGACTCGCTTTCGCCGCCGATGCCGATGCGGCATCGATCCGGGCGGCAGCGCTCACGCTGCTCTTTACGTTCACGTATTTCTGGGTTGCGATCAATCGCAACAATGCGCAGGCCGACGGCCGCGGACTCGGCTGGTTCAGCCTGTTCGTCGCGCTTACGGCAATACCGGTCGCCATCGACACGCTTATCGGCTCGCATAGCTTCTGGGGCGTCTGGTTCGGCCTGTGCTGGGCCGCATGGGCGATTCTGTGGTTTCTGTTTTTCGTGCTGCTCGCGCTGCAAAAGCCGATCGGTAAAATGACAGGATGGCTAACTGTTATCGAAGGGATTTTCACCGGCTGGATACCGGGCTATTTGCTGCTTTCGGGAGCGCTCAAGTAG
- a CDS encoding FGGY-family carbohydrate kinase — translation MTSANTRYVIGVDVGTGSARAGIFDTAGHMMASAKRDITVFHEAGSIVEQSSTEIWNAICHSVKEALAQAALSPDQIAGIGFDATCSLVVLGDGGRPLAVGPSEQAARDIIVWMDHRALEQAERINETNHEVLKFVGGKISPEMETPKLLWLLEHRPHVFGAAWQFFDLTDFLTWRATGDLSRSTCTVTCKWTYLAHEQRWDDTYFRTVGLGVLADEGFARIGQKVVDPGTPLGSGLTAAAAAELGLRAGTPVAAGIIDAHAGGIGTVGAQGKPESSLGYVFGTSSCTMTTTRQPVFVPGVWGPYFSAMVPEAWLNEGGQSVAGAAIERLLSMHPETLRAQTEAAQAGQSLPVMLAEIASRRSDDLSDTAQLAEGLHVVPEFLGNRAPFADPHARAVIAGLGMETGLDSLVALYIAGICSIGYGLRQIIETQAQAGAPIEQVVISGGAGRLDLVRQLLADATGKPVLAIQAEEPVLLGAAMLGGVAGGLFDDVRSAMTGMSRITHTYAPAAGAIASLHDARYLAFTKLQSVARDIR, via the coding sequence ATGACCTCAGCGAACACACGCTATGTGATCGGCGTCGACGTGGGCACCGGCAGTGCCCGCGCCGGCATCTTCGATACGGCCGGCCATATGATGGCATCGGCCAAACGCGACATCACCGTTTTCCACGAAGCCGGCTCGATCGTCGAACAGTCGAGCACGGAAATCTGGAACGCGATCTGCCATTCGGTGAAGGAAGCACTGGCGCAGGCCGCGCTGTCGCCGGACCAGATCGCCGGCATCGGCTTCGATGCAACGTGCTCGCTCGTCGTATTGGGCGACGGCGGACGGCCGCTGGCGGTCGGTCCGTCCGAACAGGCCGCACGCGACATCATCGTCTGGATGGATCACCGCGCGCTCGAACAGGCCGAGCGGATCAACGAGACGAACCATGAGGTGCTGAAGTTCGTCGGCGGCAAGATCTCGCCCGAGATGGAAACGCCAAAGCTGCTGTGGCTGCTCGAGCATCGTCCGCACGTATTCGGAGCGGCGTGGCAGTTCTTCGACCTGACCGACTTCCTGACCTGGCGCGCGACCGGCGATCTGTCGCGATCGACGTGCACGGTCACCTGCAAATGGACGTATCTCGCGCACGAGCAGCGCTGGGACGACACGTATTTCCGCACGGTCGGCCTCGGCGTGCTCGCCGACGAAGGCTTTGCGCGTATCGGCCAGAAGGTGGTCGATCCGGGCACGCCGCTCGGCAGCGGACTGACGGCCGCCGCCGCCGCCGAACTGGGCTTGCGCGCGGGCACGCCGGTCGCGGCCGGCATCATCGACGCGCACGCCGGCGGCATCGGCACGGTCGGTGCGCAAGGCAAGCCCGAATCGAGCCTCGGCTACGTGTTCGGAACCTCGTCGTGCACGATGACGACCACGCGGCAGCCCGTGTTCGTGCCCGGCGTCTGGGGGCCGTACTTCTCGGCCATGGTGCCCGAAGCGTGGCTCAACGAAGGCGGCCAATCGGTGGCGGGCGCGGCGATCGAGCGCCTGCTTTCGATGCATCCGGAAACGCTGCGAGCGCAAACCGAAGCAGCGCAGGCGGGCCAATCGTTGCCGGTGATGCTTGCGGAAATCGCGTCACGTCGGTCGGATGATCTGTCGGACACGGCGCAGCTTGCGGAGGGCTTGCATGTCGTGCCCGAATTCCTCGGCAATCGCGCGCCGTTCGCCGATCCGCATGCGCGCGCGGTCATCGCGGGTCTCGGCATGGAAACCGGCCTCGACAGTCTTGTCGCGCTTTATATCGCCGGCATTTGCAGTATCGGTTACGGACTGCGCCAGATCATCGAAACACAGGCGCAGGCCGGCGCGCCGATCGAGCAGGTGGTGATCAGCGGCGGCGCGGGACGGCTCGACCTCGTGCGTCAGCTGCTTGCCGATGCAACGGGCAAGCCCGTACTCGCGATCCAGGCGGAAGAACCTGTTCTGCTGGGCGCCGCGATGCTCGGCGGCGTGGCAGGGGGGCTGTTCGACGACGTGCGCTCGGCGATGACCGGTATGTCGCGCATCACGCATACTTACGCGCCCGCTGCAGGCGCAATCGCCTCATTGCACGATGCGCGCTATCTCGCGTTCACGAAGCTGCAGAGCGTGGCGAGGGACATCAGATAG
- a CDS encoding AraC family transcriptional regulator yields the protein MHPLAQPTARHDARRTNIAEPDLELVALPRDESFKVWSHGYPYRTVRWHFHPEYEIHLITATTGKFFVGDHIGNFEPHNLVMMGANLPHNWVSNVPHGERVDERCLVLQFDSGFVARAIAAFPEFKRVEPLLDASRRGLLFSPQTGAAAEPVMREMLGAQGLRRIVLFIELFDLLAQGAEPVKLASTAFRADPTRYAQTRINHVLSFIDRNLSHELRESELAELAGQSVSAFSRYFRRHTGVPFVQYVNRLRIDFACQLLMSGELPITDICYRVGFNNLSNFNRQFLLLKKMSPSRWRACQQLNAASKNESAAAVQPSTGGVNV from the coding sequence ATGCATCCCCTTGCGCAACCGACGGCCCGACACGACGCCCGCCGCACGAACATCGCCGAGCCCGATCTCGAACTCGTCGCCTTGCCACGCGACGAATCGTTCAAGGTGTGGTCGCACGGCTATCCGTACCGGACCGTGCGCTGGCATTTCCACCCCGAATACGAAATCCATCTGATCACCGCGACGACGGGCAAATTCTTCGTCGGCGACCACATCGGCAATTTCGAGCCGCACAATCTCGTCATGATGGGCGCGAACCTGCCGCATAACTGGGTCAGCAATGTGCCGCACGGCGAACGTGTCGACGAACGGTGCCTCGTGCTGCAATTCGATTCCGGTTTTGTCGCGCGCGCAATCGCGGCCTTTCCCGAATTCAAACGCGTCGAGCCGCTGCTCGACGCATCGCGCCGGGGTTTGCTTTTTTCGCCGCAGACGGGCGCTGCCGCCGAACCGGTCATGCGCGAAATGCTCGGTGCGCAAGGGCTGCGGCGCATCGTGCTCTTTATCGAACTGTTCGACCTGCTCGCGCAAGGCGCCGAACCGGTCAAGCTTGCGAGCACCGCGTTTCGCGCGGACCCGACGCGCTATGCGCAGACGCGCATCAATCATGTGCTGTCGTTTATCGACAGGAATCTGTCGCATGAATTGCGCGAATCGGAACTCGCCGAACTGGCGGGCCAAAGCGTCAGCGCGTTTTCACGCTATTTCCGCCGGCATACCGGCGTGCCCTTCGTTCAGTACGTCAACCGGCTGCGCATCGACTTCGCGTGTCAGTTACTGATGTCGGGCGAACTTCCTATCACCGATATCTGCTACCGGGTCGGCTTTAACAACCTGTCGAATTTCAATCGCCAGTTCCTGCTGCTCAAGAAGATGTCGCCGTCGCGCTGGCGCGCTTGCCAGCAACTCAATGCCGCGAGCAAAAACGAATCGGCTGCAGCGGTTCAGCCATCAACGGGAGGAGTCAATGTCTGA
- a CDS encoding haloacid dehalogenase type II, giving the protein MKDVKAFVFDVFGTLVDWRGGVAREAAPFLQRHGRGAHEAEAFADAWRALYQPAMEKIRQGARPFVRLDVLHRENLEQVLPEFGIESRQVPPSELDELNLAWHRLDPWPDTLEGLTRLKSRYIIAPLSNGNIRLMVDMAKRGGLPWDAILGAEVAQAYKPSPEAYLRTAEVLALPPESICMTAAHNSDLAAAQKCGLKTAFIARPHEHGASQTTDLKPEGNWDWVARDLVDLARQAGLNG; this is encoded by the coding sequence ATGAAAGATGTGAAAGCTTTTGTATTCGATGTTTTCGGCACGCTCGTAGACTGGCGAGGCGGCGTGGCGCGCGAAGCGGCGCCGTTCCTGCAACGCCATGGCCGCGGTGCACACGAAGCCGAGGCCTTTGCCGATGCATGGCGCGCGCTTTACCAGCCTGCGATGGAGAAAATCCGTCAGGGCGCGCGCCCGTTCGTGAGGCTCGATGTACTGCACCGGGAGAATCTCGAGCAGGTGCTGCCTGAATTCGGTATCGAGAGCCGGCAGGTGCCGCCGTCGGAACTCGACGAATTGAACCTTGCGTGGCATCGGCTCGATCCATGGCCCGATACGCTCGAGGGTCTCACGCGCCTCAAATCGCGCTACATCATCGCGCCGCTTTCAAACGGCAATATCCGGCTAATGGTCGATATGGCGAAACGCGGCGGCTTGCCGTGGGACGCCATTCTCGGCGCGGAGGTCGCGCAGGCCTATAAGCCGTCACCCGAAGCTTATCTGCGGACCGCGGAGGTGCTCGCGTTGCCGCCCGAGAGTATCTGCATGACAGCGGCGCACAACAGCGATCTCGCCGCCGCGCAGAAGTGCGGCCTGAAGACCGCGTTCATTGCGCGGCCCCATGAGCATGGCGCTTCGCAAACAACCGATCTGAAACCCGAAGGGAACTGGGATTGGGTCGCGCGCGACCTCGTCGACCTGGCGAGGCAAGCTGGCCTGAACGGGTAA
- the fmdA gene encoding formamidase — MADTAFRVEFDKAPEDQVTKTHNRWHPDIPMVEWFKPGDEFRVECYDWTGGQINNDDSANDVRDVDLTRVHYLSGPFGVQGAEPGDLLVVDLLDVGALPASAWGFTGIFAKTNGGGFLVEHFPEARKACWDFHGIYTTSRHVPNVQWAGIIHPGLIGCLPDRALLEKANKREAALFATNPERVPPLLAPPYADTALMGQMNGAEGKAAAAEAWRTVPPREHGGNCDIKNLSRGSRVYFPVYVKGGGLSMGDIHWSQGDGEITFCGAIEMAGFLDIRVDVIKDGINKYGVTNPIFRPSPIEPHFDEYLVFEGISVDEHTGEQLYLDAHVAYRRACLNAIEYLKKFGYTGEQAYIILGTAPVEGRISGIVDIPNACCTLAIPTAIFDFDIRPDAKGPGKKVNAAKVATTS; from the coding sequence ATGGCAGATACGGCATTTCGCGTCGAATTCGACAAGGCCCCTGAAGATCAGGTGACGAAGACTCATAACCGATGGCATCCGGATATACCGATGGTGGAGTGGTTCAAACCGGGTGACGAGTTTCGCGTCGAGTGTTATGACTGGACTGGAGGACAGATCAACAACGACGACAGCGCGAACGATGTACGCGATGTGGACCTGACACGCGTGCACTATCTAAGCGGTCCATTCGGTGTGCAAGGAGCCGAGCCCGGCGACCTGCTCGTCGTCGACCTGCTCGATGTGGGCGCACTGCCGGCATCGGCGTGGGGCTTTACCGGCATCTTTGCGAAGACGAACGGCGGCGGATTCCTCGTCGAACACTTCCCGGAGGCACGCAAGGCCTGCTGGGATTTCCACGGCATCTACACGACGTCGCGGCATGTGCCGAACGTGCAATGGGCGGGCATTATCCACCCAGGCCTGATCGGCTGTCTGCCTGATCGCGCATTGCTCGAAAAGGCTAACAAGCGCGAGGCCGCGTTGTTCGCGACGAATCCCGAACGTGTGCCGCCACTGCTTGCGCCGCCGTATGCCGACACGGCACTGATGGGGCAGATGAATGGGGCGGAAGGGAAAGCGGCTGCAGCGGAAGCGTGGCGCACCGTGCCGCCGCGCGAACACGGCGGCAATTGCGACATCAAGAACCTGTCGCGCGGCTCGCGCGTGTATTTCCCGGTCTACGTGAAAGGCGGCGGCCTTTCGATGGGCGATATTCACTGGTCGCAAGGCGACGGCGAGATCACGTTCTGCGGCGCCATCGAAATGGCGGGCTTCCTCGATATACGCGTCGACGTGATCAAGGATGGCATCAACAAGTATGGCGTGACGAATCCGATTTTCCGGCCGAGCCCGATCGAGCCTCATTTCGACGAATACCTCGTGTTCGAAGGCATATCCGTCGACGAACACACGGGCGAGCAGCTATACCTCGACGCGCATGTCGCCTATCGCCGCGCGTGCCTGAACGCGATCGAATATCTGAAGAAGTTCGGCTATACGGGCGAGCAGGCATACATCATTCTCGGCACCGCGCCGGTCGAAGGACGCATCAGCGGCATCGTCGATATTCCGAACGCTTGCTGCACGCTTGCGATTCCGACTGCGATCTTCGATTTCGACATACGGCCGGATGCGAAAGGGCCAGGCAAGAAGGTCAATGCGGCCAAAGTTGCAACGACGAGCTAA
- a CDS encoding aminotransferase-like domain-containing protein, with translation MPTPRYKLLVDRLAADIRSGRLAPGTRLPTHRKLAAKEGLALVTASRVYAELNAMGLVSGETGRGTFVKEALLPRAHGIDQVSVAADIVDLNFNYPALPGQADLLRTALRQLSQAGDLEALLRYQPHGGRRHERASVARHLARRGLCVTDEQVMLVDGAQHGLATTVMALLQPGDVVAVDALTYPGFKLLAQAHRLELAPLPAAGDGPDVDALEALCKRRRVRAIYTMPTLHNPLGWVVKTGRRRALASIARRHGLLVIEDGAYAFLADDAPPPLATFAPELTVYVSGFSKNIATGLRVGYVAAPREFVPKIERAIRVTTWNTPGVMTSIACGWLDDGTVDRLEDEKRKDARSRQAIAVEALGRLKRISHPASYFVWLPLPAETRADRIAGALLEQRVSVSTAEPFSTTPQAPHAIRLALGSVDAATLKAALNRVRCVVADHTY, from the coding sequence ATGCCCACTCCCCGCTACAAGCTACTCGTCGACAGGCTCGCCGCCGATATCCGCAGCGGCCGCCTCGCGCCGGGCACACGCTTGCCCACGCATCGAAAGCTCGCTGCAAAAGAAGGGCTCGCGCTCGTGACGGCCTCGCGCGTCTACGCGGAACTGAACGCCATGGGGCTCGTCAGCGGCGAGACCGGGCGCGGCACGTTCGTCAAGGAAGCTTTGCTGCCGCGCGCTCACGGCATCGATCAGGTGTCCGTCGCCGCGGATATCGTCGACCTGAACTTCAACTATCCGGCGCTGCCGGGTCAAGCGGACCTGCTGAGAACAGCATTACGGCAGTTGTCTCAGGCCGGCGACCTTGAAGCGCTGCTCCGTTATCAGCCGCATGGAGGCCGCAGGCATGAACGCGCATCGGTGGCGCGCCATCTCGCGCGCCGTGGCCTTTGCGTGACCGATGAACAGGTGATGTTGGTCGACGGTGCCCAACATGGTCTCGCCACAACCGTCATGGCATTGCTGCAACCGGGCGACGTCGTCGCCGTGGATGCGCTCACCTATCCCGGGTTCAAGCTGCTTGCACAGGCGCATCGTCTCGAACTCGCGCCCTTGCCCGCAGCGGGCGACGGCCCCGACGTCGATGCACTCGAGGCGCTATGCAAACGCCGGCGCGTGCGCGCGATCTATACGATGCCGACGCTCCACAACCCGCTCGGCTGGGTCGTGAAAACTGGCAGGCGCCGCGCTTTGGCATCGATCGCGCGTCGCCACGGCCTGCTCGTGATCGAAGACGGCGCCTATGCATTTCTCGCCGACGACGCGCCGCCGCCGCTCGCCACCTTCGCACCGGAGTTGACCGTCTACGTCTCAGGCTTTTCGAAAAACATCGCAACAGGCTTGCGTGTCGGCTACGTCGCCGCACCACGAGAATTCGTGCCGAAGATCGAACGCGCGATCAGGGTGACAACGTGGAATACGCCTGGCGTCATGACGTCGATCGCTTGCGGCTGGCTCGACGACGGCACCGTCGACCGGCTCGAAGACGAGAAACGCAAGGACGCCAGGTCAAGGCAAGCGATAGCCGTCGAAGCGCTCGGACGGTTGAAGCGGATCAGCCACCCGGCGTCCTACTTCGTCTGGCTGCCGCTGCCTGCTGAAACGCGCGCAGACCGGATTGCCGGCGCGCTGCTCGAGCAACGGGTGTCGGTCTCCACGGCCGAGCCGTTTTCGACCACGCCGCAAGCGCCTCACGCGATTCGTCTGGCCTTGGGCTCCGTCGACGCTGCCACGCTGAAGGCCGCGCTGAACCGCGTCCGGTGCGTGGTGGCGGACCATACGTACTAG
- a CDS encoding FAD-binding oxidoreductase, with protein sequence MASLKRRTLINAAIGIATTGYMRRLMPLAAEQKLASVPAPAPAQTPPRTMRRVRPSDPDWPSAGDWASLKEKVGPRLLEISSPFNACRASPRDTACKNALAQIRNPYFLGDEPALTQSSGWIDAWASSPSVYAVAAEQPNDVAEAVKFARDHRLRLVVKGGGHSYQGTSNAPDSLLIWTRRMRGIRLYDAFVPLDCEADMPPQPAVTVGAGEIWMHVYEAVTTQGGRYVQGGGCATVGVAGLVQSGGFGNFSKKFGTAASSLLQAEIVTADGIERIVNARTDPDLFWAIKGGGGGSFGVVTSLTLKTHPLPDYVGAVSATLKAASPEAFRRLIDGFLAFSADSLLNEHWGETVSMRPDGTLRISMLFQGLDRAEATRIWQSFFDSVSGASDSIRMTEPPQILATSARHFWDPAFIMKNAPNAMKADTRPGAPKRNVFWATDVADAGQFLYGYESMWLPAALLDPSARASLTDALFQASSQWNVTLHFNKGLAGAPDEVLDATRDTATNPDVLNAFALAIIAGEGPAAFAGMPDSAVDVSVARRTATRIHDAAQSLRVVAPRAGSYVSESSYFQQDWPRAYWGEHYPMLSEVKRKYDPDGLFFVHQGVGSQEWDRDGFVRVPT encoded by the coding sequence ATGGCTTCATTGAAAAGAAGAACGCTGATCAACGCTGCAATCGGCATAGCCACCACGGGATACATGCGCCGCCTCATGCCGCTGGCTGCGGAGCAGAAGCTCGCATCGGTGCCGGCGCCGGCGCCCGCGCAAACGCCGCCGAGAACAATGCGCCGCGTGCGCCCCTCGGACCCCGACTGGCCGTCCGCCGGCGATTGGGCATCGTTAAAAGAAAAGGTAGGCCCACGCCTGCTCGAGATTTCGTCGCCATTCAATGCATGCCGGGCTTCACCACGCGATACCGCCTGCAAGAACGCACTCGCGCAGATCAGGAACCCGTATTTTCTCGGCGACGAACCTGCCCTGACTCAATCGTCGGGCTGGATCGACGCATGGGCTTCATCGCCGAGCGTCTACGCGGTGGCGGCCGAACAGCCGAACGACGTCGCCGAAGCGGTGAAGTTCGCGCGCGACCATCGGTTGCGGCTCGTTGTGAAAGGCGGCGGTCACAGCTACCAGGGCACGTCGAATGCGCCCGATTCGCTTCTGATCTGGACGCGGCGGATGCGCGGCATTCGCCTGTACGACGCGTTCGTGCCGCTCGATTGCGAAGCGGACATGCCGCCGCAGCCAGCGGTGACGGTGGGCGCAGGCGAGATCTGGATGCATGTGTACGAAGCGGTAACGACGCAAGGCGGCCGCTATGTTCAAGGCGGTGGCTGTGCGACGGTCGGCGTCGCGGGCCTCGTGCAAAGCGGCGGCTTCGGGAATTTCTCGAAGAAGTTCGGCACAGCGGCGAGTTCGCTGCTTCAGGCGGAAATCGTGACGGCGGACGGCATCGAGCGGATTGTCAACGCGCGTACCGATCCGGATCTGTTCTGGGCGATCAAGGGCGGAGGCGGAGGCAGCTTCGGCGTCGTGACGAGCCTCACGTTAAAAACGCATCCCTTGCCCGACTATGTGGGCGCCGTATCGGCGACGCTCAAGGCCGCGTCGCCTGAAGCGTTTCGCCGTTTGATCGACGGCTTTCTCGCGTTCAGTGCGGATAGTCTTCTGAACGAACATTGGGGCGAGACGGTATCGATGCGGCCCGACGGAACATTGCGCATTTCGATGCTGTTTCAAGGCCTCGATCGCGCTGAAGCTACGCGCATCTGGCAGTCGTTTTTCGATTCGGTATCGGGCGCAAGCGATAGCATCCGGATGACCGAGCCGCCGCAGATTCTCGCGACGTCTGCACGCCACTTTTGGGACCCGGCGTTCATCATGAAAAACGCGCCGAATGCGATGAAGGCGGATACACGCCCCGGTGCGCCGAAACGCAATGTGTTCTGGGCAACCGACGTAGCGGATGCCGGCCAGTTCCTGTACGGCTATGAATCGATGTGGCTGCCGGCGGCGTTGCTCGATCCGTCGGCGCGGGCGTCGCTCACGGATGCGCTGTTTCAGGCAAGCAGCCAGTGGAACGTGACGCTGCACTTCAACAAGGGGCTAGCCGGTGCGCCGGACGAAGTGCTCGATGCGACACGCGATACGGCGACGAATCCCGACGTGCTGAATGCGTTCGCGCTGGCGATTATCGCGGGCGAAGGACCGGCCGCCTTTGCGGGCATGCCGGACAGCGCCGTCGATGTGTCCGTGGCCCGGCGTACGGCCACACGCATTCACGACGCCGCGCAGAGCTTGCGCGTGGTCGCGCCGCGCGCGGGCAGCTACGTCTCCGAGAGCAGCTACTTTCAGCAGGACTGGCCGCGCGCATACTGGGGCGAGCATTATCCGATGCTAAGCGAGGTGAAGCGCAAGTACGACCCCGATGGTCTGTTCTTCGTGCACCAGGGGGTGGGCTCGCAAGAATGGGATCGAGATGGCTTTGTCCGCGTGCCGACGTGA
- a CDS encoding SDR family oxidoreductase encodes MSESIKGKVAAITGAASGIGFACARALVEQGVKVVLVDRAEDRLATCCAELGPNALPLQLDLLKPADVSTQLLPKILDIAGGLDIFHANAGAYIGGDIVNGNPDDWDRMLNLNINAAFRSVHAVLPHMVAQKSGDIIFTSSIAGLVPVVWEPIYTASKFAVQAFVATTRRQVAKHGVRVGAVAPGPVVTALLDDWPKAKMDEALASGSLMQPVEVADAVVFMLMRPRNVTIRDLVILPNSVDL; translated from the coding sequence ATGTCTGAATCGATCAAAGGAAAGGTGGCCGCGATTACCGGCGCGGCATCGGGAATCGGCTTCGCGTGCGCGCGCGCCCTCGTCGAGCAGGGCGTGAAGGTCGTGCTCGTCGACCGCGCGGAAGACCGGCTCGCGACATGCTGCGCGGAACTGGGGCCGAACGCGCTGCCGCTGCAGCTCGATTTGCTGAAGCCAGCGGACGTGTCGACGCAATTGCTGCCGAAAATTCTCGACATTGCGGGCGGCCTCGATATTTTCCACGCCAACGCGGGTGCATACATTGGCGGCGACATCGTGAACGGCAATCCCGACGACTGGGACCGGATGCTGAATCTCAACATCAACGCGGCGTTCCGTTCGGTTCACGCGGTGCTGCCGCATATGGTCGCGCAGAAGAGCGGCGATATCATTTTCACGAGTTCGATTGCGGGTCTCGTGCCGGTGGTGTGGGAACCGATCTACACTGCTTCGAAATTCGCGGTACAGGCCTTCGTCGCTACGACGCGGCGCCAGGTCGCGAAACACGGCGTGCGCGTCGGCGCGGTTGCGCCGGGCCCCGTCGTCACCGCGCTGCTCGACGACTGGCCGAAGGCGAAAATGGACGAAGCGCTCGCATCGGGCAGTCTGATGCAGCCCGTGGAAGTGGCCGATGCAGTCGTATTCATGCTGATGCGACCGCGCAATGTGACGATTCGCGACCTCGTCATTTTGCCGAACAGCGTCGACCTGTAA